The genome window GTTTGAACGTATCTGTGAAGCCTTGGTTAAAGTCGCAAAACAGTTCCCAGATGTAAATATTGTTTACCCAATGCATTTGAACCCAAATGTACGAGAGCCTGTAAATCGATTACTATCGCAAACCAATAATATCTTTTTAATCGAACCGCTAGACTACCTTCCGTTCGTTTATTTAATGAATCAAGCACATATAATTTTAACTGATTCTGGTGGGATTCAAGAAGAAGCTCCTTCGCTAGGAAAGCCTGTATTAGTTATGCGAGATACAACAGAAAGGCCTGAGGCACTTGCCGCCGGTACTGTTAAATTAGTCGGAACAGATGTTGAAAAAATACATAATGAACTTGTCACGTTGTTAACTGATGATGATGCATACAATGAAATGAGTTTTGCCCATAATCCATACGGTGATGGGAAAGCATGTGCTCGTATAGCAGATGCATTAATAGAATTTAGTAATAAAGAATAACAGTAGGGATAAAAAATGAGTTTTGAAACAATTTCTGTAATAGGGTTAGGTTACATAGGCCTGCCTACAGCAGCAGTATTTGCATCTCGAAAAGTAAATGTGGTTGGTGTAGATGTAAACCAACATGCTGTAGACACCATTAATAAAGGTGAAATACATATCGTTGAACCTGAATTAGATATTGTTGTTAGGGCAACTGTTTCAGAAGGCTATTTAAAGGCAACGACAACACCTGAGCCCGCCGATGCGTTTCTAATAGCTGTTCCCACACCTTTTAAAGGCGATTACGAGCCTGACCTTTCTTATATAGAATCAGCCTCAAATGCTATTGCCTCAGTTCTTAAAAAAGGTGATTTAGTTGTTCTTGAGTCAACTTCTCCTGTTGGTGCAACTGAGCAAATGTCGGTGTGGTTAGCAGAAGCTAGACCCGATTTAACTTTCCCGCAAACTCATGGTGAAGCATCAGACATTCGAGTTGCTCATTGTCCTGAGCGAGTATTACCTGGTCATGTTATTCGAGAATTGGTTGAAAATGATCGGGTTATCGGTGGAATGACGTCATTATGCTCGCAACGTGCTGTTGATTTATATAAAATTTGCGTAGAAGGTGAGTGTGTTATCACTAATGCTCGTACCGCTGAAATGGCAAAATTAACAGAAAATAGTAGTCGCGATGTTAGCATTGCATTTGCCAATGAACTTTCAATTATTTGTGACAAATTAGATATTAATGTTTGGGAATTAATATCTCTTTCTAATCGCCACCCACGTGTAAATATTCTCCAGCCAGGCCCAGGTGTTGGAGGGCATTGTATTGCTGTAGATCCTTGGTTTATTGTTAGTAGAACTCCCGAAGAAGCTAAACTTATTCATACTGCTAGATTAGTAAATGATGGTAAGCCTGCTTGGGTTGCGGACAAGGTTGAAAAAACAATTTCTGATATTGTTCATACAACAACTAAAACCATGACTGATATTAAAATCGCTTGTTTTGGCGTAGCATTTAAACCTGATATAGATGATTTACGTGAAAGCCCAGCTTTAGATATCACTAAACTGTTAGCATCTAAATATATGGGGCAAGTGAGTGTTGTTGAGCCTAATATTAAAGAGCTTCCTCAATCTTTATCTGAAAAGGGAGTTGATTTAATATCATTAGATAATGCTTTGACCCAATCCGATGTCGTGGTGATGCTTGTGGATCATAAAGAATTTAAAGCTTATCCTTATAAGAAAACAGAAATGCAAAATATCGTCGATACAAAGGGAATTTGGGCATAGTAACTTTGAGGTGAACTGCACTACTTGTTGCTCACCTCATATTTCAGGCAATGTTAACAAAATTTGAATATTCATGCTCTTCGTTAAAGAAATTTGGAAGTCAATATCCTCTAATTATCGTTTAAGTAAAAAAACAGATAAAATTCAAAAGAAAATATTAGATAAAAGCATTTCCAACTTGAAAGTTGCTTGTATTCTAGATGAGTTTTCTTACTCTTCTTTTTCTCCAGAAATGGAGCTACACAAAATAACACCTAATGATGTAAAAGCTCAACTTGTGGAGATCAATCCCGATTATATTTTTATTGAGTCAGCATGGAAAGGAAACGATTCATGCTGGCAAGGAAAGCTTAGTCACTTAGAAGCAAATGTCGTCGAAATATTTTGTTGGGCGAATAAAAATAATGTAATAACGGTTTTTTGGAACAAAGAAGATCCTGTTCATTTCAGTACGTTTTTGCCAGTAGCAAAGCTTGCCGATTACATCTTTACAACGGATGTAGATAGTATTTGCCAGTATAAGCAATCTTTAGGTCATAATCGTATATTTTATTTGCCATTTGCCGTTCAACCACACAAACATAATCCTATTGAGCGATATCAACGTAAAAATAAACTTTGCTTTGCTGGTTCTTACTATGCTCGCTACAAAGAACGCCAACACGATTTTGATAAGATCTTTGATTTAGGCAGCAAACTATGTGGCGTCGATATATATGATAGAAACTATGGTTCAACTGATCCTTCAGTGCAATACCCAAGTCGCTATCACAATTCAGTATTAGGTAAACTTGACTTTGAGGATATCGATAAAGCTTATAAAGGCTATAAATTCGGCATTAACATAAATACCGTAAAACAGTCGCAAGGAATGTTTGCTAGAAGGGCCGTAGAGCTAATGGCATCAAATACGGTTGTGATCAGTAATTACTCAAAAGCATTAACTTTGTTGTTTAATAACTTTATAATTATTAGTGATAAAGTTCACGAGTTAGAGCAACCTTTAAGAGAATTACTAGAAGATAACCTAAGTTATGAAAAGTTTCGATTAATAGGTCTAAGGCTTGTATTGGAACAGCATACATATAGTCACAGAGTAAATTTTATTAAATCCGTTATAACGGAATCTCCAAACTTTCAACTGCAGCCAAAAGTACTCGTTATAAACTTTTATCAAACAAATGACGACAAAAATATTTCTTTAACCAATTACAATAGGCAACGATTTAAAACTAAAGAGTTTATGCAAATAAATATAGCTGTTCTTAATAATGAAATATTGGCGAATATTGTTGAAAGGGCTAAGAATGTCCAATATGTTTCATTTATTAGCTGTGAAAACTACTATGGGGCTAATTATCTTAGCGACCTCATATTAGCGACAAAATATTTTAATGGTGATGCTATTGGAAAATTATCGAGATATTTATATGTTGATGAAAATTTGAAAAGAATTAATGACGGGCATACTTATTCAGAGGTCAGTTACTTACCATTGTTCAGTGCAATTATTAAATCCTCATCAGTGACAATCACGGATCTAAAACAATTTGCAAAACATAACTTTGAATATTCGCTGCACTATAATGAAATGCTTTCCATTGACCCATTTAACTATTGTGAGAAATTTTATGCTTCTAAAGGAACCTCTAAGTTATTAGATTTTAATGATCTAGAGATACCTAACAACATTGCAACTGTAAAAAGTATTAATGATTCATTAAACAAAAACAAATCAACAATAAATAATAAGGTTATCAATAACTCCAGCCTCAAGGTCTGGTCATTTAAACATTTGAGCAATATTTTAATAAATGAGTTCCCTCATGCAATTACGACGGAGGTTGATAAAACCCTTAGCTTAAGTTCAAATTTAAAACCGGAACAAAATGTATATATTTACTTTGATAACTTATTGCTGCTAGAACGTGTCATCGATATAAATAACGCATATTTTTATTTTGATTGTTTAAATGTTAATGGAGATTTTAGGCTTGTTTTCGAGTATTACGATGTACATAAACAAAAGTTGTCATTAAATATTCATGAAAACTTTGAAGGGGAGTACGCATTAAATATTCCGGCTAACTGCAAATATTTTAAAATAAGTATTCGAATACAAGGCGCCGGAGAATTAAATATTAATAGTTTAACATTCGGACGAAAAATATATGAACCAGCGAATCTTTTTCTAAACTATGACTGTTTAATTTTAATTCCTAAATGTAAACAGTCTCTAGTTTTAAAGGAAGCATTAATTTTGGCCAATAAACCAAACAGACTATGTGCCGTTTACATTATAAACGATTCATCTGAGCAAATATTTAATAGAAATCTTGGGGTGGATATTTTTGAAGCGAGTGAAAAGTTGTTAATAGAGTCGTTACAATGCACTTCTAGCTTAAAAGTTAATATGGTTTATCTGTGTAATCAACAAGATAAGATATTAATAAATCGTATCAATTCTGCTAAAATCAATCACAAGTAAAAATACGGTATTAGCCCGTTATTATATAATTAGGAAAATTAATGAAGCCACTTGACCAAATTTATGAAGCTTATTACAACGGATGGGGAGAAGAATTTGGGCAAAAAGTTCGAAATCGTATTCATTGGGTTTGTGAACATTCTACTGGCGAAAATATATTAGATGTAGGATGTTCACAAGGCATTACCAGTATACTGTTGGGAAGAGAAGGCAAAGCTGTCATTGGTTTAGATCTTCTACAAGAATCTATAGACTTTGCTAATGAAATGCTGTTGAAAGAAGAGAGTGCAACGCAAAATAGTGTTGAATTTATTGCTCAGAACTTTATCCATTTTGATTCAGCGGATAAAAAATTTGACTGTATCTTATTAACAGAAGTGGTTGAACACGTAACACAACCTAATAGGCTAATCGATAAAGCGGATAAGATTTTAAACGATAATGGTCGGATGATAATTACCGTTCCGTTTGGAATAAATGACTATTTTGATCATAAAAAAACATATTATTTAAATGATTTGTTAGAGTTAATTCCAAGCTCATATAGTATCGAAGAGCTTTCTGTGTTGGGTAAATGGGTTGGTATTTGTATTGTTAAATCGTCTAAAGATGATGATCCTGTTGATTATCAACAACAACTAAAATTTGCAGAGTCTCACTTCTACAACCTAGAACGTGAATTAATTAATACTAATTCAATATTAACTAAAAAGCATAAGGCCGCTACTGACGAACGTGCCATTTTTAGCAAAAAATTATATGAATCCCAAAATAATTTTAATTCAGAGATAAGTTTATATAAAGAAAAACTAAAAGAATCAAATCAAGCGTTGAACACACTCGATATTGAATTTAAAAAAGTCGAGTCTAAAAATATTGGTTCAGAAAACAGTTTGGCCTTACAAGCGCAAAAAATTTCTTCTTTAGAAAAGGAACTTGTGAAGTTTAAGCAATCGACCAAATCTCATATGGCTGCTTCTAATAAATATAAAAGTCAACTAATTAGTTCATTAAACTCTGAAGAAATAGCTCTAACCCAAGTTAAGAATTTAGACATGAGACTTAATAAGTTATTAAAAGCAAAAGTTGTAAAAGTGCTAGTAAGATTATGGGCAATTAGAAGATCTTTGTTTAACAAATAGTAGAATTTAAAATGATAAGTAAAATTAACGAAAGATTGCAAGAAATCAAAAAACTAAAAGCAACTTTAGCAGCTGATAATATTGCTAAACAAAAGTCTATAAAAGCTAGTACACAGAAATCTAGAAAAGAACAGGGCATAGATAATTTTTTTGCGAGTACGGTTGAACCTATTTTAAGTAAAATTCCAGAAAGTAACGGATCTCGATATTATCAAAAACTTGAATTAACCATAGGCATAATTGCGGATGAGTTTCTATACAAGTCATTTGAAGGCATTGCTAACTTTATCTATATCACGCCATCTAATTTTGAAAAGTATGTTGATAAGTTAGATTTGTTCATTGTTGCCACGGCATGGAAAGGCTTAGATGGAGAGTGGCAAGGTCTGGCAAATATTAACAACATTGATAAACGTCAGGCAGTATCAAAGTTTATAAAAGAATGTAATGATAAAGATATTAAGACCGTGTTTTATAGCAAAGAAGATCCTGTTAATTATGAATACTTTATTGGTATAGCTAAACAGTGTGACTATGTATATACAACAGCGCGTGAAATATTGGGTGATTATAAAGAAGAGTGTGGGCATGAGCGTGTTGCAACATTGGAGTTTGGAATAAACCCTCTTTATCATAACCCTATAGGCCTAAGAAACCATGATCTTTCAGATAAAGTTATTTTTTCAGGATCTTGGTATGAGAAATATCCGGAACGATGTAAAGATAATCAACTTATCTTTGATGGAATAATCAAATCAAAATATGATCTAAAAATAATTGATCGTAATTATCATTTGTTTTATGGACCATATATTTTCCCTGATAAATATAATGAATTTATTTCACCAGCAATTGAACATAAAAAACTACAAAAACTGCATAAACTGTATAATTGGGCAATAAACCTTAATACAATTCAGTTTAGCCAAACCATGTTTGCAAATCGTGTTTATGAATTACAAGCAATGGGAAATATCCAGTTTTCTAATTACAGTATTGGGGTAAATAGTCAATTTCCTAATGTTTTTATAATAGAAGATGAAAATGAAATCCCGGCCATTATCAATGCTTTTGATGACCAAGAAATATATAGACATCAGATGGTTGGCGTTCGAACTGCACAATCAAAACATTGCAACCATGATAAATTAGTAGATGTATTTAAAAATGTAGGTCTGTCTGTGCAACAGACAATTAGAAAAGTGATAGTTTTAGTCGAGCAGCATAATGATTCATTGCAATCTTCATTTGAACGTCAAACTTTTACTAACAAAACAATAAAGACTGTAAATGAACTTGAAGAAGCTGATCTTGAAGAAAATGACATTATAATTTATTTCAGTGAGAAATATTTTTATGATGAGTTCTATATTGAGGACTTAGTAAACGGTTTTAAATATACCAACAGTGATTACATTACCAAAGACGCATATTTTAATGGTGTGCAATTTACATCTGGCATTAATAATAATTATGTTGATTATGTGAAAGATTTAAACCTTACGGCTTATTGGGCAAAATCTTTCACTTTAAATCAATTTAAAGGTAAGCAGCTAACTGGAACTATTGAAAATGGTTATAGCATTGACCCATTTGAAGTTCATAACTTAATCAGAACTACAGACGAACAACAAAAAGAATACAAATATTCCGTATTGATCCCTGCCTATAACAACGGTGATCATCTTTTGAATAAATGCTTCAATAGCTTGCGAAGAAGTTCTACGTTTATGGATATGGAGGTTGTGATAGTTGATGATGGTTCTACAGATAATTATACGCCGAAAATTATAGCTCGATTAGCTAGGCTTTATCCAAATGTAAAAACGTACTTCTATCAAGATGGAGGCAGTGGTAGCGCTTCGCGTCCGAGAAATAAGGGTATTGAATTAGCATCCTCTGAGTATATCACTTATTTAGATCCCGATAATGAAGCGTTAAATGATGGTTATACAAAATTATATGAAAAAATAACTTCTGAATCTGCAGATTTAGTCGTTGGCAATATGCTGCGATTGGCAGAAGGGAAACTAGTATTCGATCCAAATAAGGGAAAAGTAAACACATTATCTTCGGGTAAAGAGTTTATTGAGGAATATAATTTTCCAACTCAGAGCACACAAGCACTGATGTTAAAGAAGTGTCTTTTAACTGACAACGATATAGATATGGTTCATGGTGCAGTAGGTGAGGATACGTTATTCTATCATGAATTATTATTACACTCTAAATACACTGTTTTTATTAATGAAATGATCCACATATATTATGCCGCTGTAGAAGGATCTACAGTAAATACAATCTCTTCAGGTTTTTTCAAAAAGCACCTGTTGCTTGAGAAAGAACGGGTTTTACGATTTTCTAAATATGGTTTGTTAGAAGCTTACAAAACAACCCGTTTTGAATATTATTTTAGATATTGGTATTTAGATAAATTCAAGATAATTAAGGCTGGTGACGAAGAAGAAACGAAACAAGTACTTGTTGAAATATTCAATATGTATTCTAGTTTAGACTCGGTAGATGATGCCGTAATTAAGTCAGCCATATTGTCATTTTCTAACTAGCGTTAGTTAACGTACTTTAATTCAATAAGGCGTGTATTTCGCCTTAATTTGAGTGGATTAATATAACAATGAATTATATAAAAAAAGTTACTATGGGCATGATTAACTTTTTAAGTAACGTTAGGCCTCAAGATAAAGTTAAAGTCAAACAAAGAGACAATATACTAGTTAATGTGCCACATTATAATTTTAAATATTTGACAAGTTTAAAGTTAAACTATGGCGAATCAACTTGCAGTATATTTGATGAACAAATCGAGTTGAACTTTTATTCCTTTATTAAAAAAGAAAGCTCGAGGTTAATCATTTTATTACCTGGCGCTGTAGATCGATCTAAAGGTGCTGTAGGGTTTCAAAGGTATACCTGGGCTAAAGAGTTAAATGCGAACGTTATTTCTTTTTCTGATCCTACTATAACAGAATCTAATGATTTAAAGATTGGTTGGTTTCAAAACGTTTCAGCAAATTTTGGTGTTAATTATTTGTATAAAACTGTCAAGTCTGTCCAAAAACAACTTAACATTAAAGATGAAAATGTTTGCTTTTTTGGTTCTTCTGCAGGAGGCTTTGCAAGCTTGAAAGTTGGTGAATTCAACTTGAAAGCTACTGTAATAGCAATCAATCCACAAATTTATCTAAAGAATTATAGTAAGAATTTTTATATTCCTTTATTAAAATATAGCTATGATAGAGATAATGACTTAAGAAAGAAATATATTAACCGTCTTAAGGTAGACTCTAAATTAATTACCAAAAGACAAGGTGATACAGTGATTTACCAGAATATCCAAGATAAAGAACATGTGAACCTTCATTTAACCCCATTTATTAATATGTTAAAGCCAACTCAGTATAATGAGATTAGATTAGACGAATTTGAAAAAATACAACCTGGAGTTAGTGTTATTTTATATGATGATATAGTGGCGAAACACTCGCCCCCAGGTAAGTCAGAGACTATTGATTTTATTAATCAAATATTTGACTGCGATAAACTTAATAGTAATTAAGTTTATCGCTTTTAATAACATCATAGTAGATTTGGTAACAACGTATTGTTTTAACATTTTGTAAAATATAAGTGAAATACACTGCTGTCAAAAATAGTGTAAATGGAAGTTAATCTATTTACCAAGCTTTTTAGCATTCAGGCATCTTACTGTTTTCTTGTAAAGATAAATAGGGAATTGGTGCCATTTATAGTTTAATTCGAGTAATACATGGGCACTGAAACAAGCGACAAAAAAAACGAAATTGAATTTAAGCAATTGAAAACTGAAAATGTGAGTTTACGCAAGGAGCTAAATGACTTACAAAATAGCTTTGCTTATAATTTAGGTAAGTTGTTGGTAACGGAAGCTCGTACGATTAAAGGCTTATTATTCTTACCTGCGAAACTATTTCAATTATGGAAAAGCCATGCAGGGCAAAGAAAAAAATTTAGGATTAACCTTAAAACACAATTCACCTTAGCAGAGTCTAGACTTAACCGAAAATCTATGGCTAAAATTGAACTCCCTAATGAGTTAGAACGCTATGAATATACTGAATTAATAAACAAGAGCATTAACTTCAGCAATAATGACAAAGAAATACTTGTTTATTTGGCCAAGAAAAAAGATGTATCTAACACCGTAAATGTAGATATTGATATTGGCAAAAAGTGCAATTATATAATTTCAGATGATTTTGTTCATTGTATTAGCTTACCGTTAACTGAAGAAGTAAATCGAGCGATCGTGAATGTTTCCCACACCAACTGCAGAAGTTTGTACTTTTACAGCGAAAAACTTTCACAAGGAATCAACATCATTGTTCCTGTTTACAAAGGGGAGCAATATGTTCACCGTTGTATTGAAAGTATTAACAGACAAACAATCGATAAATCATTACTCGATATCATACTAATACTGAATGGCCCTAAAGATAATTCTGAGCAAATTATATCTGATTTTATTGAGCAAGAACCAAATTTGAATATTGTTGTTATGAAGTCAGAGATAGCAAATGCTTCAGCAGCAAGAAATCTTGGAATAGAAATCGCGAAACGGCAATACACAGTGTTTTTAGATGTTGATGATGAACTGTCATCGAATTACCTCTCTAATTTAATGAACAAAGCTAGCCCTGAAACAATAGTTATTTCTAACCTAAAGGATATTCATGGCAGTAGAGTGATGCAATCTGGTTTAGCTATAAAACCTTTAGATAAGAAAGGGCTCAGTTGTGCACTAAATGATTACTCTTCTTTAGTTACGATGAATGGTTGCAAACTAATTCCAACATTCTATCTAAAAGCAACTGCATTTGATACAGCATTAAAAAGTGGTGAGGATGTCATTCTAATGGCTAAAATTATTGCTCTATTTAAGCCTCAGATTTGTGGTGCCGCGAATTACGAAGAGACTTATTACATACGCCATATAGTTGCGGATTCAATAAGTCGACAGGTACAGTCTTTTGAGTTTAATGTTAAGCAAAGGTTGCAGGTAATAGTTGCTTTAGAAGGTTTAATATATTCGACATCAGATGACTTGGTATATAATTTCTTAACATCTAAAATTAAAGCTCAATCAGATTTCGTGATAAATTACTTAACTGAATTTGAAAGTGATTACAAAACGTTTGTAGAAGTAGCTAAACAGCTCAATATATCAAATGAATCTATACAGGCTATTGCTCAACGTTTGAGTAAAAGCTTGGTTATAGCATATTGCTTTTCACCTTATGCGGATACGAGTGCCGTAGTTATGGCAAAACGTACTCGTTATATGAGTAAACCCGTTGATGTCATTTATAATAAAATGGATAGAGTGCGGGATAAGGATGAAAATTTACCCGGTATGATCTCATCATATATAGGTAATGAAAAATGCCTTTCTACATATACAAGTTTTTCAAATTGGTTGGTAATTGAACAGTTTTGTTCTAATTCTTTGCGTCAAATTCGAAAGTGGAAAATGGGTGGCAAAGAATATAAATGTTTATATAGTCGAGCTATGTGGCCAGCATCACATTTTGCTGCTGCTTTAGTTAAATTAAGAAGTCCACAAATTAAATGGCTTGCAGAGTTCTCAGACCCTTTATATTTAGATGTTCATGGAAAACCTAGAAAAGGCGATATCAGTTATTCTTGGTTAGATAAAAATGGTTTTATTGCTGCCATTAAAAAGTTAGATATTGATATCCCAAAAACCAAAGAGCTATTTTTTTGGTGTGAATTTTTGCCATACATTCTTGCCGATGAACTTCTTTTTACAAATGAAAATCAGCTTGAATATATGTGTTCTTATATTAAAGACGAAGACATTATTCACTTAGTAAAAAGCAAGGCCACTATTTCTCATCATCCTCAACCCTTAAAACAGGATTATCAGCTCAAAAGTGTGCAATATCCATTAGATGAAGCAAAGGTTAACTTCGCCTATTTTGGCACATTTTATGCGACTAGGGGGTTAGGTGAATTATTTGCAGCTATTAGAGAGTTAACAACCACAGAGCGCTCAAAGATTTGCGTGCATATTTTCACTAATGAACAAACTCGGCAGTTTATCGATAATGATTTATCCGATTTACATGACGTTATCGTTGTTAACGATTATGTCTCATATTTTGAATTTTTAAACCTTTGTACCAAGGTCGATTGTTTAGTCGTTCGAGATGCTGAAACAAAGGGAAATAAAATAATTAACCCTTACCTGCCTTCAAAACTTAGTGACTATTTAGGCAGTGGCACAGATGTATGGGCTCTTTATGAAAAAGGCAGCGTTTTGAACAAATATGTTAATGATAATCAAGTGAAGTACTCGTCTGAGATCTTTGATAATATTGATGCGAGTAACACGTTAACACAAATTATTCGGGACAAAATCTAGCATGACTAAGCTTTATATACATATTGGCCAAGAAAAAACAGGGACAACGAGCTTACAAAAGTTTTTGTGTGAAAATAGAGATTTATTGTTTCGAGATTATGGCGTTTTATACCCATATCAAAAATATTTGAGTACCGATAAAAGAGCTTTTTTTAATCACGCTAAGTTTAGTGGTGCCTTTTTGCCACCCGAGCAGCGAAGTTATGTCAATATGGACAATAACATTGATGCAGGCATTGTTGTCGAGAGTTTAAGAAAGCTTATCTCAAGGAAAAAGCCTAAGGTTATTATTCTGAGCAGTGAACATTTTTCGTCTAGGTATACACAGGTACAAATAGAGCAACTAGCGAAGATGATTGATTTTTGTAATGTAAAAATCATCTCTTATATCCGCCGACAAGATGATTATCAAATATCTAGATTTTCTGAAGCCCTTAAGTCAGGTAGTGTTCACGCATTAAAGCTGACTAAGTTATCATCATCAAATAAACGTTTGAATTACTATGAAAATTTAAAACCTTGGTTTAATACCTTTGGCACAGCGTCGTTAATTTTACGGCCATTCAACAAAAACAGTTTCGCTAATGGCGATTTATATTCTGACTTTCTAAGTGCTATAGGAATTACTAATATTGAAGGGTTTACAAAACCAGAAGAAAGTAATTTAAGTATAAGTAAAGAGGAAGCTCTGGTTCTCTGTCAGCTAAATCAGAGTTTATTGCAATGGAAGGATGTAACAGGCAAAGATTCTAAAGAAAAGTTCCAACGATCCCAGCAAATCCGTAAATCTATTTTGTCAACAATGCAAAACAATAGAGATATTAAACCACACACACCACTTAGAAAGTGCTTTTCTATTAGCGATAGAAAAGAGTTTTTGGCAAGCTTCTTGGAATCCAATAAAAAACTATCAACAATGTTTTTTGATGGAAAAGAGCTTTTTGAGCCAATTGAATAAGGTGTCTAACTATTAAAATTCTAACATTAGCATTTTCAACCATGGGTACAAATATAAATAATCTGCTGCCTATGATTGAACGCTTAGTTGTGATTAGCGGAATAGATTTTTTAATTTTGCATCAAAATTCCAATCAAGTAGAGATCAATGAATATCATCAATCGATAAGAGTTTTACCGCTCGATAACCTTGGCCTAAGTAAAAGCCGAAATGCAGCATTAACGTACGCACAAGGTGAATTTATTTGGTTATTAGATGATGATGTGATGATTGAAAAAAGTCGACTATTAATACTTTTAAAACACTTACAAAACAATCCAAGCGTTGATTTTTTACGCGTCTGGATTAATTGTTTGGAAAATTCAGACGAGTTCTTTAAAAATTATCAACACCTGGCCCGCATTCATAAACTAAACCTATTACAGTTTAGTTCTATAGAAATTATTTGTCGCCGGGACTTTGTTCGTCAGCATAATATACAGTTTAATGAGCGAATTGGGTTA of Thalassotalea fonticola contains these proteins:
- the wecC gene encoding UDP-N-acetyl-D-mannosamine dehydrogenase yields the protein MSFETISVIGLGYIGLPTAAVFASRKVNVVGVDVNQHAVDTINKGEIHIVEPELDIVVRATVSEGYLKATTTPEPADAFLIAVPTPFKGDYEPDLSYIESASNAIASVLKKGDLVVLESTSPVGATEQMSVWLAEARPDLTFPQTHGEASDIRVAHCPERVLPGHVIRELVENDRVIGGMTSLCSQRAVDLYKICVEGECVITNARTAEMAKLTENSSRDVSIAFANELSIICDKLDINVWELISLSNRHPRVNILQPGPGVGGHCIAVDPWFIVSRTPEEAKLIHTARLVNDGKPAWVADKVEKTISDIVHTTTKTMTDIKIACFGVAFKPDIDDLRESPALDITKLLASKYMGQVSVVEPNIKELPQSLSEKGVDLISLDNALTQSDVVVMLVDHKEFKAYPYKKTEMQNIVDTKGIWA
- a CDS encoding CgeB family protein — translated: MLFVKEIWKSISSNYRLSKKTDKIQKKILDKSISNLKVACILDEFSYSSFSPEMELHKITPNDVKAQLVEINPDYIFIESAWKGNDSCWQGKLSHLEANVVEIFCWANKNNVITVFWNKEDPVHFSTFLPVAKLADYIFTTDVDSICQYKQSLGHNRIFYLPFAVQPHKHNPIERYQRKNKLCFAGSYYARYKERQHDFDKIFDLGSKLCGVDIYDRNYGSTDPSVQYPSRYHNSVLGKLDFEDIDKAYKGYKFGININTVKQSQGMFARRAVELMASNTVVISNYSKALTLLFNNFIIISDKVHELEQPLRELLEDNLSYEKFRLIGLRLVLEQHTYSHRVNFIKSVITESPNFQLQPKVLVINFYQTNDDKNISLTNYNRQRFKTKEFMQINIAVLNNEILANIVERAKNVQYVSFISCENYYGANYLSDLILATKYFNGDAIGKLSRYLYVDENLKRINDGHTYSEVSYLPLFSAIIKSSSVTITDLKQFAKHNFEYSLHYNEMLSIDPFNYCEKFYASKGTSKLLDFNDLEIPNNIATVKSINDSLNKNKSTINNKVINNSSLKVWSFKHLSNILINEFPHAITTEVDKTLSLSSNLKPEQNVYIYFDNLLLLERVIDINNAYFYFDCLNVNGDFRLVFEYYDVHKQKLSLNIHENFEGEYALNIPANCKYFKISIRIQGAGELNINSLTFGRKIYEPANLFLNYDCLILIPKCKQSLVLKEALILANKPNRLCAVYIINDSSEQIFNRNLGVDIFEASEKLLIESLQCTSSLKVNMVYLCNQQDKILINRINSAKINHK
- a CDS encoding class I SAM-dependent methyltransferase, whose product is MKPLDQIYEAYYNGWGEEFGQKVRNRIHWVCEHSTGENILDVGCSQGITSILLGREGKAVIGLDLLQESIDFANEMLLKEESATQNSVEFIAQNFIHFDSADKKFDCILLTEVVEHVTQPNRLIDKADKILNDNGRMIITVPFGINDYFDHKKTYYLNDLLELIPSSYSIEELSVLGKWVGICIVKSSKDDDPVDYQQQLKFAESHFYNLERELINTNSILTKKHKAATDERAIFSKKLYESQNNFNSEISLYKEKLKESNQALNTLDIEFKKVESKNIGSENSLALQAQKISSLEKELVKFKQSTKSHMAASNKYKSQLISSLNSEEIALTQVKNLDMRLNKLLKAKVVKVLVRLWAIRRSLFNK
- a CDS encoding glycosyltransferase — protein: MISKINERLQEIKKLKATLAADNIAKQKSIKASTQKSRKEQGIDNFFASTVEPILSKIPESNGSRYYQKLELTIGIIADEFLYKSFEGIANFIYITPSNFEKYVDKLDLFIVATAWKGLDGEWQGLANINNIDKRQAVSKFIKECNDKDIKTVFYSKEDPVNYEYFIGIAKQCDYVYTTAREILGDYKEECGHERVATLEFGINPLYHNPIGLRNHDLSDKVIFSGSWYEKYPERCKDNQLIFDGIIKSKYDLKIIDRNYHLFYGPYIFPDKYNEFISPAIEHKKLQKLHKLYNWAINLNTIQFSQTMFANRVYELQAMGNIQFSNYSIGVNSQFPNVFIIEDENEIPAIINAFDDQEIYRHQMVGVRTAQSKHCNHDKLVDVFKNVGLSVQQTIRKVIVLVEQHNDSLQSSFERQTFTNKTIKTVNELEEADLEENDIIIYFSEKYFYDEFYIEDLVNGFKYTNSDYITKDAYFNGVQFTSGINNNYVDYVKDLNLTAYWAKSFTLNQFKGKQLTGTIENGYSIDPFEVHNLIRTTDEQQKEYKYSVLIPAYNNGDHLLNKCFNSLRRSSTFMDMEVVIVDDGSTDNYTPKIIARLARLYPNVKTYFYQDGGSGSASRPRNKGIELASSEYITYLDPDNEALNDGYTKLYEKITSESADLVVGNMLRLAEGKLVFDPNKGKVNTLSSGKEFIEEYNFPTQSTQALMLKKCLLTDNDIDMVHGAVGEDTLFYHELLLHSKYTVFINEMIHIYYAAVEGSTVNTISSGFFKKHLLLEKERVLRFSKYGLLEAYKTTRFEYYFRYWYLDKFKIIKAGDEEETKQVLVEIFNMYSSLDSVDDAVIKSAILSFSN